The nucleotide sequence ATTCACCTTCAGAGTAATAGCGTCCGCGTTCATTTTGCACTACGTAAACATATCCTTTTTTAATATACTCGTATGCACGTTGATAATTGCGTGTACGTTCTTCTCCATCTCCCCAGGAATTAAAATTATATGGAGTTCTGGAAAAAATTACTGGGTATTTTCCATCTCCTTTTGGTCGATAAATATCAGTGGCCAATCTAATACCATCACGCATTGGCATCATGACCTTTTGGTCTACAATGGCTATTTCATTAAGTTTTTCTAAAATATCTTGCTGTGCCTGTAATGCAGAAAAGCTTACAAGGAAACAAGCAAGAGCACTGAAAAGAGTAATCGCTCGCTTTTTCATTATATAAATATTGGTTGGTTAAATAATTGACTTAAAGGTAGGAAATTGTAGTAATAGATTAAAGCTTGTTTTAACTTTTAACAATTTTAAAAGAAATGAAATATTTAATTATGAGGATTAAAACAAAATTAAATTCATTTTTTTTACTTTGCAACTCTTATAAAATTAAACTATTTGTGAAAGTCTGTATTGCCGAAAAACCAAGTGTTGCACGCGAAATTGCTATTGTTCTAGGTGCAAATACAAAACGTGATGGTCATTATGAAGGTAATGGATATGCAGTAACTTACACCTTTGGACATTTGTGTACCTTATTTGAGCCTAATGATTACAAATCGTATTGGAAACGTTGGGATTTGAATAATCTACCTATGCTTCCCGAAAAGTTTAATGTGAAAACTGTAGATAATTCAGGAATCAAAAAACAGTTTAACATTGTAAAAGATTTATTTGATAAAGCCGAAGAAATAATAAACTGCGGTGATGCTGGTCAAGAAGGAGAGCTTATACAGCGTTGGGTGATGTCACTTTCAAATTATAAAGGAAAAGTAAAGCGTTTATGGATTTCGTCATTAACAACCGAAGCTATTAAGGAAGGGTTTGAAAATTTAAAACCAGCTAGTAATTACGATAATCTATATTATGCAGGGTTTTCTAGGGCTATTGGTGATTGGCTTTTAGGAATGAATGCGACAAGATTATATACGCTTAAGCATGGTGGTTATAAACAAGTACTATCTATTGGGCGTGTACAAACACCAACCTTGGCGATGATTGTTGAAAGATATAAGAGTATTGAAAACTTTATGCCTCAACCTTATTGGGAACTACAAACACTTTATAGAAACACATTGTTTAGTTATGAAGAAGGACGCTTTCTAAATAAAGAAGATGGTGAAGCTCTCGCTAATAAAGTAAAAGAGAGTGACTTTGAAATTGTATCCATTACTAAGAAAAAAGGAAAAGAGTATGCTCCAAAATTATTTGACTTAACAGGATTGCAAGTGTATTGCAATACTAAGTTTGGTTTTTCGGCAGATGATACTCTGAAAATTGCGCAAAAACTCTATGAACAAAAAGTAGTGACTTATCCAAGAGTTGACACGACTTTTCTACCAAATGATATATATCCAAAAGTCACAGGAATATTAAAAAACTTAACTAATTATAGTATATTAACACAGCCGCTTTTAGGAAAAAAAATAAAAAAATCCACTAAAGTTTTTAATGACAAAAAAGTAACCGATCATCATGCAATTATACCTACTGGAATTCAAATTAATTTACAGCAGAATCAACAAAAAGTATATGATATTATAGTTAAACGCTTTATTGCAGTTTTTTATAATGATTGTCAAGTTGCTAATACTACCGTTATAGGAAACGCCGAAAACGTTTCTTTTAAAACTACTGGAAAAGAAATTGTATCTAAAGGTTGGCGAGTTGTTTTTGAAACTTCAGCTACGTTAAATGATTCAAATAGTGATAGCACATTACCCTCTTTTGTTAAAGGAGAAAAGGGCCCACATGAACCTTCCTTTCTTGAAAAACAAACTAAACCACCCAATCAGTTTACAGAAGCTTCGCTCCTTCGTGCTATGGAAACAGCAGGGAAACAAGTTGACGATGACGAAATGCGTGATTTAATGAAAGAAAATGGTATTGGCCGTCCATCTACTAGGGCAAATATTATTGAAACGCTATTTAAACGCAATTATATAAAGCGTAATAAAAAGCAAATATTACCAACTACAACTGGGATTCAACTCATTGATATTATTCAAAACGAATTATTAAAGTCTGCAGAATTAACTGGTCAATGGGAAAAACAATTAAAACAAATTGAACAAGGTACTTATAGTGCTAATCAATTTATTAAAAACATGAAGCAAATGGTTGACGATTTGGTTTATGAAGTTAGAAGTGAAACTACTAAAGCTAATATATCTCATGAAAATACTACAATTACCAAACCTAGTAAAAAACCTAACAAACCATCAGGTTTAATAGGAAAGCAATGTCCGAAGTGTAAACAAGGAGTACTTATTAAAGGTGCTACTGCATATGGTTGTAGTGCTTATAAATCGGGATGTCGCTTTGTGCTTCCATTTACTTTTAAAAGCAAAAAAATATCAGAGAAGCAATATTTAAGATTACTAGAAAAAGAGTCGACAGTAAATCTAAAAGGATTTAAAGTCAATGAACAAAAAGTTGAAGGGTTGATTAGATTTAATGATGCATTTGAACTAGTACTTGAACAGAAAATTCCAAAAACAATTAATTGCCCAAAATGCAGAATTGGAACAATCATAAAAGGAAAAACAGCTTATGGTTGCAGCAATTATAATAATGGTTGCGGTTTTAAGTTTCTATTCTCAGATGTCAAAAAAATTGCTGATGGACAAACTATTACTAAGAAAATGGTCTACGAAATTTTAACAAAAAACAAGTCCTAAAATTTAGCTAAAATGCATTGCATTGTAATATGGTTGTGTTATTTTTGTTTTCCATTAAAATTGCATGAATTCTAGTACAAAAACAAAAAAAAACAGGTTAAGGTTACTGCATCAGTATTATACATACACTGGATTTTATAGGTTTATTGGGCTCAGTCTTAAAAAATCAATTATTCCTGTTGTAGTTTTTATTGGTATCCTTCTTGGTATTCATTATTTTGTTATTGACATTAATACCGCTTTAACCACTATTACCGAAACCTTTCGTACTACTAGTGTTTTGACAGTATTTTTTCTTTCTGAATCCATGTTAGGACTTATTCCTCCTGAAATTTTTATTGCTTGGTCTAAAAAATTACCAAATCCTATTTTATATTTATCTATACTCGCATTTCTATCGTATTTAGGTGGGATTATTTCGTATATCACAGGCGTTAGTATTACCAGAATACCTAAAGTGCGTTACGCAATAGAACATAAATTATCAAAGCATATTAATAATACTAGAAAATGGGGAGGGTTTTTAATTGTAGTTGGTGCTTTGTTTCCAATTCCGTTTGCAATGACAAGTATTGCTGCAGGATTTATTCGATATGAATTTAAAAACTACTTGCTTTTTGGTTTATTACGATTTGCAAGATTCTATTTATATGCTATTGCCATTTTTAATATAGTACAATAAGATAGATTTATTCTTCTGGAGGTCTTCCATGTATTTCTTCAAAAATCGTATCAAAATTTTCTCGTAAATATGCTCGCAATTTTTTGCGATAGTCGTCTTTTAACCACTCAACAAAATTAAAAGTACTCTTACTAATGCATTTCGTATAACGCCCAATTCTATGGTCAATGTCATCGCTTAGCAGTTTTACCAATGTTAAGGCGTCAAAAACATCTTCACTATTTTCAATACAAATTTTGGCATGATGTTTAATAGATTTTTCAAGCACTGTCTTTGTAGATTCACCATTTCTAATACTTGCAACATATATTTCACGAATATCTAAATACACCTCTTCGGAGTTTTTAAATTCTTCACGAACTTCTGGAGGCATTTCATATCTAAAATTATTTTCAATTTCTTCATCATTCAAAATACCATCCAAGTAATAATTTGGAGACTTAAATATTCTTTGCCAATCTAAATCACTTCCCCAAGGACCAAAACGATGAAAGTTATTACCAAGGTCTACCACTTTAAAAGTGTCTTTGTTATCTAAAATTCTTGAGCCACGACCTATCATTTGGTA is from Pontimicrobium sp. SW4 and encodes:
- a CDS encoding DNA topoisomerase 3, with product MKVCIAEKPSVAREIAIVLGANTKRDGHYEGNGYAVTYTFGHLCTLFEPNDYKSYWKRWDLNNLPMLPEKFNVKTVDNSGIKKQFNIVKDLFDKAEEIINCGDAGQEGELIQRWVMSLSNYKGKVKRLWISSLTTEAIKEGFENLKPASNYDNLYYAGFSRAIGDWLLGMNATRLYTLKHGGYKQVLSIGRVQTPTLAMIVERYKSIENFMPQPYWELQTLYRNTLFSYEEGRFLNKEDGEALANKVKESDFEIVSITKKKGKEYAPKLFDLTGLQVYCNTKFGFSADDTLKIAQKLYEQKVVTYPRVDTTFLPNDIYPKVTGILKNLTNYSILTQPLLGKKIKKSTKVFNDKKVTDHHAIIPTGIQINLQQNQQKVYDIIVKRFIAVFYNDCQVANTTVIGNAENVSFKTTGKEIVSKGWRVVFETSATLNDSNSDSTLPSFVKGEKGPHEPSFLEKQTKPPNQFTEASLLRAMETAGKQVDDDEMRDLMKENGIGRPSTRANIIETLFKRNYIKRNKKQILPTTTGIQLIDIIQNELLKSAELTGQWEKQLKQIEQGTYSANQFIKNMKQMVDDLVYEVRSETTKANISHENTTITKPSKKPNKPSGLIGKQCPKCKQGVLIKGATAYGCSAYKSGCRFVLPFTFKSKKISEKQYLRLLEKESTVNLKGFKVNEQKVEGLIRFNDAFELVLEQKIPKTINCPKCRIGTIIKGKTAYGCSNYNNGCGFKFLFSDVKKIADGQTITKKMVYEILTKNKS
- a CDS encoding short-chain dehydrogenase, with amino-acid sequence MNSSTKTKKNRLRLLHQYYTYTGFYRFIGLSLKKSIIPVVVFIGILLGIHYFVIDINTALTTITETFRTTSVLTVFFLSESMLGLIPPEIFIAWSKKLPNPILYLSILAFLSYLGGIISYITGVSITRIPKVRYAIEHKLSKHINNTRKWGGFLIVVGALFPIPFAMTSIAAGFIRYEFKNYLLFGLLRFARFYLYAIAIFNIVQ